One genomic region from Spirosoma sp. KCTC 42546 encodes:
- a CDS encoding YdeI family protein, protein MTPTFFATQAGFRDWLTENHDKATELLVGFYKVGSGKPSMTWSQSVDEALCFGWIDGVRRSVDPDSYCIRFTPRKSKSIWSAVNIAKIDELSKQGLMQPAGLAAFAKRQESKSKIYAYEQQQVSLSDEFEAAFKANELAWAYFQKQAPSYRKVAINWVMSAKQAETVSKRLNELISDSAQGQKIKSQRY, encoded by the coding sequence ATGACCCCAACTTTCTTTGCAACACAAGCCGGCTTTCGAGACTGGCTGACTGAAAACCACGATAAAGCGACGGAGCTACTCGTCGGCTTTTATAAAGTTGGATCGGGAAAACCGAGTATGACCTGGTCGCAATCGGTAGACGAAGCGCTCTGCTTTGGCTGGATCGACGGGGTACGCAGATCCGTCGATCCCGATAGCTATTGTATTCGATTCACACCCAGAAAGTCGAAGAGTATCTGGAGTGCCGTAAATATTGCTAAAATAGATGAACTCTCGAAGCAGGGATTGATGCAACCGGCAGGCCTGGCCGCGTTTGCCAAACGGCAAGAGAGTAAGTCGAAAATTTATGCTTACGAGCAACAACAGGTAAGCCTGTCTGACGAATTTGAAGCCGCGTTCAAGGCAAATGAACTGGCCTGGGCGTATTTTCAGAAACAGGCACCTTCGTATCGCAAGGTAGCGATCAACTGGGTGATGAGTGCCAAACAAGCAGAAACCGTCAGTAAGCGCCTGAATGAATTAATCAGTGATAGTGCACAAGGACAGAAGATCAAGTCACAACGCTATTAG
- a CDS encoding gliding motility-associated C-terminal domain-containing protein, which translates to MTCLPGVGIGQNLVPNGSFEQYRNCPHQDNLLIEATPWYNPNRATPDFYNRCFDFGQLILPPHSGQGVARLFFDQGWEEYLGVRLTKPLNAGECYYFEMYIATDTPAKYITETIGASFTKQPLTGTTTDMLSVNPQILDRTPKASVSQLQWQKISGFVNAKGGEEYLTIGSFYKTPPFLGYYYLFVDDVALKPINLDLGADTTLCSRRNTLLLDATTPGASDYKWNDGSIKPTLQVTKPGKYSVTVITSCKTLRDSIKVDYALDFDLGADTTLCNGKEILLTVPPAPAATYRWQDGSAQTAYTVRQQGQYSITVTQASCVATDTIQVKFIRPPQLELGPDKELCGAETFTIKPTVAEGKFAWQDQFANTDRTVNTSGVFWASVQNDCATVTDSIEIDYGACECLLYAPNSFTPNGDGMNDVFLAYGCGDLIITSLSVFNRWGEVIFKTTTPPFQWDGYYKGQLSEIGVYAWSIQYDLHHGRKVKADQKQGSISLIR; encoded by the coding sequence ATGACGTGCCTGCCTGGAGTTGGTATAGGGCAGAATCTTGTTCCGAACGGGAGCTTTGAACAATACCGAAACTGCCCTCATCAGGATAATCTGCTCATAGAAGCCACGCCCTGGTATAATCCCAATAGAGCTACCCCCGATTTTTATAACCGATGTTTTGATTTTGGCCAGCTAATTTTGCCTCCTCATTCGGGTCAGGGAGTAGCGCGTTTGTTCTTTGATCAGGGCTGGGAAGAGTATTTGGGGGTGCGTCTGACCAAACCGCTCAATGCTGGCGAATGTTATTACTTCGAGATGTATATCGCGACGGATACCCCCGCCAAGTACATTACCGAGACAATTGGGGCTTCCTTCACGAAGCAGCCCCTGACGGGTACTACAACAGATATGCTGTCTGTCAATCCACAAATTCTTGACAGGACGCCTAAAGCAAGTGTTTCTCAGTTGCAATGGCAGAAAATATCCGGCTTTGTAAATGCGAAAGGCGGGGAGGAATACCTGACCATAGGGAGCTTTTATAAAACACCTCCCTTTCTGGGTTATTATTACCTGTTTGTTGATGATGTAGCGCTAAAGCCTATCAATCTTGACTTAGGAGCCGATACAACGCTATGCAGCCGTAGAAATACCTTGCTGCTGGATGCAACAACCCCAGGCGCTTCTGATTATAAGTGGAATGATGGCAGTATTAAGCCTACTCTCCAGGTTACTAAGCCGGGTAAGTACTCCGTTACGGTAATTACAAGCTGTAAAACGCTTCGGGATTCCATTAAAGTTGATTATGCACTTGATTTTGACCTGGGAGCCGATACAACACTTTGTAATGGGAAGGAAATTTTACTGACGGTTCCGCCTGCTCCCGCAGCTACCTATCGCTGGCAGGATGGATCAGCACAAACGGCCTACACCGTCAGGCAGCAAGGCCAGTACAGTATTACCGTTACGCAGGCGAGTTGCGTAGCTACCGATACGATTCAGGTAAAGTTCATTCGGCCTCCTCAACTGGAGTTAGGGCCTGATAAAGAGCTTTGTGGTGCCGAGACATTTACCATAAAACCCACGGTTGCCGAGGGGAAGTTTGCCTGGCAAGACCAGTTTGCCAATACCGACCGTACAGTGAATACATCCGGGGTGTTCTGGGCCAGTGTTCAGAATGATTGTGCCACCGTAACTGATTCGATTGAGATTGATTATGGAGCCTGCGAATGTCTGCTCTATGCACCAAATAGCTTTACACCCAATGGCGATGGAATGAATGATGTTTTTCTGGCGTATGGCTGTGGAGATCTTATTATTACATCGCTCTCTGTTTTTAATCGGTGGGGAGAGGTGATTTTCAAAACGACTACTCCGCCATTTCAGTGGGACGGCTATTATAAGGGACAGCTTAGCGAAATTGGTGTATATGCCTGGAGTATTCAATACGATTTACATCATGGACGGAAAGTTAAAGCCGACCAAAAACAGGGTTCTATAAGCCTGATTCGCTGA
- a CDS encoding pyridoxamine 5'-phosphate oxidase family protein, which yields MGTFHDSIKPAHKKFIEEQHIFFVSTAPLSAEGHVNLSPKGLDCFRVLSESKVAYMDLISSGNETSAHTLENGRITLMFCSFDGSPNILRLYGKGFTVLPGTDLWNEYAPQFTIYPSTRQLIVAEIDLVQTSCGFGVPLFKYVGERAIHFDWAEKKGEAGLQAYIQEKNLVSLDGLPTSVGLTQ from the coding sequence ATGGGGACGTTTCACGATTCCATTAAGCCTGCTCACAAGAAATTCATTGAAGAGCAGCATATTTTTTTCGTCAGTACAGCTCCACTGAGTGCGGAAGGACATGTTAATTTATCGCCCAAAGGGCTCGACTGTTTCCGGGTTTTATCGGAATCCAAAGTAGCCTATATGGACCTGATCAGCAGTGGCAACGAAACCTCGGCACATACACTTGAAAACGGGCGGATCACGCTCATGTTCTGCTCATTTGACGGGTCTCCGAACATACTCAGGTTGTATGGGAAAGGGTTTACTGTACTCCCTGGTACCGACTTGTGGAACGAGTACGCTCCTCAGTTTACCATTTACCCCAGCACACGCCAACTCATTGTGGCCGAGATCGACTTAGTGCAAACGTCCTGCGGATTCGGCGTGCCCCTGTTCAAGTACGTTGGCGAGCGGGCTATTCATTTCGATTGGGCTGAGAAAAAAGGAGAGGCAGGACTTCAGGCCTATATTCAGGAAAAAAATTTAGTGAGCCTCGATGGCTTACCAACCAGCGTAGGCCTTACCCAATGA